The endosymbiont of Bathymodiolus septemdierum str. Myojin knoll sequence AGTATTTTTTTAATGTTTTTTGCTTCTTTAGACTCAACATCAAAATTTACATTATTCTGATACATTTCTTTTAAATTTTTAGCTTTAATATCCGTCTCACCACCTGCTAATTCTAAGCAAACTACATGTGCCAACCAGTCTGCATATTTATATCTTTTATCTTCTACGGGAATAATTTGAAACACTTTATGAGTTGTTAATTCAGCAATAAAATCACGCATATTTCCCATAATAGCATTTCTATTTTCTGGAGCATTTAATGGCATTCCTTTTTGCAATCGTGAAAATAAATCTCTAATTTCTACATCAGAAGCATCTTCAATGAATACTACAGATAAAACATAAGCATCTAATTTATCTTTGGCATCAATTGGTAAATGTTCATGCTTTTTACCCGATAAATTCCCTATAGGTAAATTTATACTATCATCACCTAATGAATAATCATTATTATAATAACCCCAAATAGCTCTCAACCGTTGCTGTCCATCAATAACTTCATATTTATATTTATTGTTACTACTGTTAGTAAGGTAGATTTTAGGCATATCATAGCCTCGCAATATTGTATCTATCAATAGTTGTTTTTTCTTATCTGACCATACCTCGGGTCTTTGATATTGTGGTTTAGGATTAATTTCATTTTGCCTTCTACTGATTGAGATTAGTGGTAAAGGCTGAGGATTAATTTTCATGTTTCTTCCTTATAAATTGTTAGCAATTAATTTTATTTCTTCTCTATTTAACTCGGGAGTTTGAATTTCTATAGCCTTCCAAGCACTTAAATATGAGATTGTTTTAATGACATTGTTTAATTTTCCTTTTAAATTATTTTCATTTAAAAACAACAAAAGACCACCAAGCGTATTAATTTGGCTGATATAACTATCTTTTGAAAACATTCTTTCAGAAAAAACACCATAACTTGTTTCGTCAAAAATTGTTAGTATTTCCTCAAAATTCAAACTAATTTCGTTTGACATCTTGTTTGCCCAATTCCAACGCCAATACGCCTTACCCAAATAAAAATCATTAAACACAATTCGTTTTCCTCGAGGTGCTGGATTACCCATGGAGCGAAGAATTCTACGAACACAGTCATCTACTTTCTTGTTATCATCAGAAGTAATAGCACTATCAAGCATATAAATTCCCGTTTCATTAACGCCGTTTAAATTAGAAGCCAAATATTCAGGCTTGATACAATCATATTTAATCATATTGATAATCACATTACCCCAAAAACCACAATATCCCATATATTCTCGCTCTACTTTTTCAAAAGCATCCCAAATTATTTTTTGAGTATCTATTGGTGGAAATCTAAATTCCGCTTCGGTAAATTGATGGTCAAAATATATATTACCTCCCTCTATTATTATGTCTTTATCATTGATTAATTTTTCATTTAAATAATTTAAAAAATCTTTTTTACCATTTCTACAAATTTGTAAAAATTCTATTTGTTCATCAGACCCCTTATTATTTAAAAGACTTTTCCCAAAATTATTCCAAGCACTCTCATCAATTCTTTTATATTCAGTCATTTAGTTATCCTCCTTATTTAAGGCTTCAATATCATAAGGTATCATTTTTGTGGCAGCAAAACTTGGATTGAAATCATTTTCATTTTCCCAATCTTGTCCTGTCTGCTCCTTTACATTTTCCATATGCATTAACAACCCACTATGAATTGTCATCTGTTTTGTCTTTTATCTGATTCATATGAGCATAAACAGCACATAAAATTTGCGTAACAATTGATTGCCTCATTGCCATTTTTGTATCCATTATATTGCCTGAAAAGCCTTTATCCAATTCGTCATAAACATCTTGAGCACAAATAATTTTAATAGGCTGCTCCCCTTCTCCTTTATTTACATCAACAATAGTTCTAATAACACCATTGCTGTAACTTTCCTCCATATCTTTCCACATCAATGAAGATACATCACCACTGGTAAATTTTAATTTTGAATAATGTGCTATTCTTGCATAGGCGGGAATAGTAAATATTTCACCATTCCAAAAACCACTTAAACCAGAATTATTATCAACAGTAATTTTGACATCTTTAAAAATGATAATATTTGGTGTTATTTCAGGTGCGTAACGAAAATCAATATTTATTTCTTGTTTAGAAGTAATCTCTTTGGACTTATCATTATAATCAAAATCCTCACAAACAAACTTTTGTCTTTCGGCGTTATCTTTATAAAACAAAGCCACAGAAAATTTAGCCTTTTTATCTTTTATAAGTTGAGAAATAAAGGAATTTCCCTTAAGTGTATGAGTAATGTAGAGCTTTCTATTATTTTGTGCTTGTGTTGCCTCTACAACATAAGAAATACCATCTAAAAAATCACCGCCACCATTTTTTAAAACTGGGAAACTTAATATTAAATCATCAGTCATTATTTACTCCTTTGTTTTAAGCCTAAAAATGGCCTTAGAGCCACACTAATATCTTTGATATTTTTCGGTTTTTTGATTGTAGCTTCTACGCTATAAGTCTGTGCCTCTGACAATGTTCCTAATTTAATTTGGGTTTTGTCTGCTTCTTGTTTTTCAATATTTCCATCCTCTTGTTCTACTTCCACAAACTCTGGTATTTCTATATCCACCCCATCTATCGACAAACTAATAAAATCTAAGGCGTTTCCACTTTCATCATTGTCTTTATCTTGTGCTAAACTCATTGATAAATAAACCTCATCTTTTGCTTCAATTTTTTGTGGCGTTATATTTAATTCAATATCGATAGTGCCTCCCTTATCTTTCATTCTCATTGAATTTTTTGCCTCTAAATATCTACTAACAATGATAGGTGCCGGTCGTTTTTTACCTTTATTGGTCGTTTTTACTTTGTTGATAGGTGGCTTTGGCTTATTAGCATTAGGCTTAGCTTTGGGTGTTTGACTCCTAGGTCGACTAGTATTTGAACCCTGTGCTTCAGCCTTATTTGGAATTTCCAATAAAGGCATTGACACTAAAGATCCACTTCTATCTCTTGCTTTTAAAAAGATTTTATTTTTTCGCTTAACTCTTTCAGTAATGCTTTTAGCTGTTTTTCATCTTTTTTAATAAGACGATTTTTTTCTAATTTATTATGATATGGATTTTCTGCCCCTTTGATTAGTTCAAATAATTTAGGACATTCTTTATCATCAACATTAATTACCACTGAAAATGGTTCAAAGTCTTCATTTTTTCTAAGACTGTTTATTTCATTAGCAAGCATTTTGTCATGTCTAGCAATTAGCATACCATTTCTAATCAAGACAATAACTGAATTGGCTTCAATATTATTTCTAATATGAACACAAACCTCGTCACCATTATCTAAATCAATTTTTGATTTGTGGTTATTATTTTTAACCGCTAGCCACGCTTGATAAACATCACTACCGCATAAGATGTTGCCATCCATTGCTCTTGTATTATCTTGATTTTTTTCTAACAATCTATCAATATCACTTTTATCAATAGTGTCATGGTCAATCTTTACTATTAATTCTTGCTTGTTGATGGCATAGAAAAAATTACTAACAATAGCGTAATTTGCCTCTTTATCCCATTCTTTGTTTAACCCTAAAATCGCCACCATTGAACCAGTAGCTTCCAATTTATCCATTTTATTTTGAATAAAACTGGGGTATATTGTCGGAAAAATAAATTTTGGTTTGTTCTCATTCTCTGGAATACTTTTTAAAATTCTGCCAGTAGCTCCTCGAGTTGCGTCATCGTCTTCGAAACCAGCCAAAATTGGTGTACCGCTAAATAAAGTTTTAATAACCTCGTCGTTGTTTTTGTATTTACTAGCATATAAGACATAACGAAGAGATGATAAAAAATAAGGCGATAAATGCCCAACACCAAACGAACCACCAGACCCTTCGCTAGACTTTACACTTCTTTCACCAATTAGACCGTTCAATATATCGGGTGACATGCCTTTACCATTATCAACAAACATTAAAATTTTTAATTTATCTTTTCCTAATTCTTGCTGAATGGTATTTACTATTTGCTCTGCATTATGATTATAACTATCTACACTTTTGTGGAATTCAATTGCTGTATTTAAGGTGTCTTCATAGTCTTTTATGTGCGGAATAGTGGTCTTATTAATACTTTCAATATAAATATTTATCTCACATTTGTTATTGTCCGCATCTTTAGAAGCGTCTAAACTATTTTGTAATAATTCTCTAATAGGATTAGCGTATCCACTCTTTTTATCAGCTAATTTCTTAGAAGTAAAGCCCTCAGTTTCGCCTGTTCTAAAATACAATTTTGACATTTTTTTATTCTCCTTTTAATCGGTGCAGTTACACGGAATAGCACTATCTAACTTTAATAATTCTGGATCAATTTTTTCGCCACTATCAACTTTCTTTTTAATGTCTTCAAAAACAAACTTATTAATACCGCCAAAAAAACCCACAAATTTAGTGTTTTCTTTAGTAATAGGCCTGCCCTCTGCAACTAAATCACGACTATATTTTTTTTCTATATTTATCCACCAGTCTATGCTTTCTGGCGTGTCTTTGTCAATATTTTTTTCCAATTGCAAAGTGGCAATCTGCTGTAATTTCGCTTTGCTTTTAAGTGGGCAATAAAGACAATTAGAAAAAAGCCCTGTATTGGATAATTTTAAATTAAAGTTTTGTCGCTCCCAAAACTCTATTACTTGTTCTTGAGTAATATTATTATCAACCAATGGGGCGTAAATACTTTCACCATGAGGTTGGTTAAATAATGATTTTCCTTGATTTTCTTGAGCTTCATCAATTCTATTTTCAATTTTAGTTATTCGTCTTTGCTCATCGTTTCTAATACCTAGGACTGATACATAATCCACTGCTAAATCACCATATAATTGTGCTTTATTACCAATAACACTTTCTACCAAGTCTTCATTGTCAATGATGATATTTGCTTTTGTCCAATCCTGCCAAAACTGTTTTTCTCTAACAAACGCACAACTTCTAACAAATTCTTTTTTAGACAGCAAGATAGCCTCTGGAACGCTACCGCCATTCTTTTTATGTATTTTTTTAACATCATCATCTGACATTTTAGGATTTTTACCATAATGCCCTAATCTCTCAATACCTTGTTTTTGTGCAAACCAGTCACTTAAAAAAGCATTAGTGATAAAAATTTTCATTGATATAGTGCAAATTCTAGACACCATACTTGGTAAAAATCCGCCAAGTGAAATCATTTCTTCAAATACTTCTCCCTTATAACGATAACCGCCAAGATTATCTTGACTAAGAGGTTGGTCATTAACTAATTTATAAGAAGGTTTTCTTGACCATTGATAAGTACCACTTGAATCCTCATAAGTTTGGTATTCAATCCAAAAAAATGGAATATTATATTGCTCCTCTGACATTTTTTTCATTTGTCGAGTAAATTCATAAGTAGCAGAATGTTCAGCAGAAGTATTATTAAAGATAATGATATCACCTCGTTTTGGATCAAGCTGACCTTCTTCAAGTAGATTCATCAACATCATGCCTGACGACCTACCCCCTGAGAATTTAACAATGTGTGGCTTATTATTCATCGTTTTTGCCTAAACTATTTGGATTTAAAAAGTTGTTGTCATTAACAATTTTTTTCGTAGTTTTTTGTTCTAATTCTTTTCTAGCATTTTTGGCGATACTACCGCCTTTCTTGGCAGATTCTTTGTTTTCATTAAAGCCAATTGCACCATCACTTTGTGCAATTTGGCGGGTGGACAATTCTGCTAAAGCGGTAAAAAGTAATTCTGCTTCGCTCATATGGTCGCGCAAGTTTTGAGTGTCTAAATTTTTAAGTGCTTTGTGTTCTTTGACTGATAGATCGCTCCATTCAGAGTGAATAATGTTAGTAAGTGTTGCAAATTCTAAGCCTGTTTTAACTTCATTTTCTTGCCAATAATCCGTAAGTTTGTTACGGGTTTCTTGCCCGCTCATTCTCTTTTCAATCCATTTTTTACTTCTGCCTGCTTTCTGCCAATTTTCTCTAGCGCGATTAAGCGACTGTTCAGGGTCGGTGATTTCTTGGATTCTCTCGTTGCCTACTTTTGCAAGCCAAAGTTTAATTGGTTCGGCTTTTTTACTGGGGACGGACTGGATAATTCTAAAAAGGGTTTGGGTGTCTGCCACATCGGTGAGATATTTTTTACCATCTGCTGCCGGTAATTTCAGTTGGTCACAATTTGTGACCAACTGAGAGTTTTCTTTGTTTAGTCTTTCTTTAAGGGTGCTCCAATAAGATTTTGCTTTTTTGTAGTTATGCTGTTCAGTCAAAACTGCGACAATATCAATCACTGAGAAAAACCATTTCTCTTGTTCTTTATCAAAATGACGGCGGATTTTAAAATCTTCAAACAGTTGTGGAGCTCTTGTGATTTTTTCAGCCATTATTATCTTTTCTTCGGTGGCAGTAAGTCGGTAATCGTGCCTTCTGCCATTTCAACGGCGAAAGCAGTAGTTTCGCTGAGGGTTGGGTGGGCGTGGATGGTGAGTGCAATGTCACTCATATCGCAGCCCATCTCAATGGCAAGGGTGGGTTCGGCGATGAGCTCACCTGCGTTAGTACCGCAGATGCCCATGCCTAAAATACGGTGTGTGTGTTTGTCGAATAGGGCTTTGGAGATACCTTCACTTCTGCCGATACTTAAACTTCTTCCTGAGGCTGCCCATGGAAATTTTCCGACTTCATAATCAATACCTTCTGCTTTTAATTCTTTTTCAGTTTTACCTGTCCAGGCGACTTCTGGGTCGGTGTAGGCGACTGAGGGGATGGTCAATGCATCAAAGCCTGATTTGTGTCCACAGATAACTTCAGCAGCCACTTTGGCCTCGTGAACGGCTTTGTGGGCGAGCATAGGTTGGCCGACGATGTCGCCGATGGCGTAGATATTTTCTACATTGGTTTTCATTTGTTTATCGACTTTGATAAAGCCCCAGTCGTCAACATTAACACCTGCTTTATTGGCGTCAATTAGTTTGCCATTTGCACTGCGACCAATGGATACCAAGACTTTGTCAAAAGTATCTGTTTCTGGTGCATTTTTGCCTTCAAAGCCGACTTTTATGCCGTCATTTTGTGCGTCCATACTGGTAACTTTGGTGTTTAGAAAGATATTTTCGTATTGCTTTTTAATGCGTTTAAATAGTGGGGCAACAATGTCTTTATCGGCCGCTGCAATCAGTTGGTCTGACAATTCTACCACCGTGATTTCACTGCCTAATGCCGCGTAAACCGTTGCCATTTCCAGTCCGATGATACCACCACCAACGACCAATAAGCGTTTTGGCACACTGTCTAATTCTAAAGCATCGGTTGAGTCCATTACGCGTGGGTCGTCGAATGGAAAAGCAGGGATTTTACTAACGCGAGAGCCTGCGGCAATGATACACTGTTCAAATTCAACGATTTCGTCACTGCCCTCAATAGCAATTTGGGTGTTGGAAATGAATTTCCCGTAGCCTTTGACTACTTTCACTTTTCTTGCATTTGCCAAGGCTTTAATGCCATCTGTTAATTTAGCAACCACGGCATCTTTGTTCTTTCGTACGCCGTCAATGCTGATTTCTGGACTGCCGAATGTCACACCAAGATGTTTTGCTTCTGCGGCTTCGTTAATGATTTCTGCGGTGTGAAGTAAAGCTTTTGAAGGGATGCAGCCGACATTTAAGCACACGCCACCCAAACTTTCATAGCGTTCAATTAGCACCACTTGTTTGCCTAAATCTGCCGCGCGAAATGCAGCCGTGTAGCCTCCTGGGCCTGAACCAATAACAACAACTTGCGTTTTAATCATAATCTGCCTCGCGTAAGATTGTATTCAGTTGCGCCATAAAGCGACCACCCTGTGCGCCATCAATGACTCTGTGGTCATACGATAGGGCAAGCGGCAAGGTTAATTCGGGTGTGAAATTTTCGCCGTTCCAAATAGGCTTGTTAAATGAGCGAGAAACACCCAAAATTGCCACTTCTGGCGCATTGACAATTGGTGTAAATTGTGTGCCACCGATGCCACCAAGACTAGAAATGGTAAACCCTGCACCTTGCATATCAGCAGGTTTAAGTTTGCCATCACGAGCTTTTGCGGAAATTTCAGCTAATTCTGTGGCAAGTTCTTGCAACGATTTTTGTTCCACATCGCGAATCACAGGGACGACCAAACCATTCGGCGTGTCCATGGCAATGCCAAGATTAAAGTATTTTTTAAGGATTAAATGCTCGCCCGACTCATCTAAAGACGCATTAAATCGTGGATGTATTTGCAATGCTTGCACCACGCCTTTCATAATAAAGACTAACGGGGTTAGTTTTACGCCTGCGGCTTTTTGCGCTTGTCGGTAGACTTCCATTTTGTCAATATTAACTTCGTCAAACTGCGTGACATGCGGTATATTTAACCAGCATGCCGTTAAATGTTTGCCTGATAATTTGTTGATTCTTGAAAGCGCCAAGGTTTCAGTTTCGCCGAATTTAGAAAAATCAATAACAGGTGTTTTTGGTAAGGCACCGCCTGTGCCACCCGATAACATAATTTGTTTAACATAACCTTTTAGGTCATCTTCCAACACCCTGCCTTTTTGCCCTGTGCCCGATACATTTGACAAATCAACGCCCAATTCACGCGCCAATTTACGAATAGAAGGTGAGGCGTGAGAAGTGCCTTTTGGCATATTTGACACAGATTGGTCAAAGGTTTTCGGTGTGGGTTTCTGGGTGGGCGTTGTATGTGTCGGTGCGGTGACTGGTGTTGGTGTTTGCTCGGCAGGGCTTCGTGTTGGCGTTGAAGCACCTGTGCTTTCTATGTTTAAAATTAAATCGCCCAACTTAATTTTATCACCCAAAGCAACTTTAATATCAAGCACTATGCCCGCAAGTGGCGTTGGGATTTCCATAGAAGCTTTATCACTTTCAAGGGTAATAATACCGTCTTCTTCGGACAACTCATCGCCGACATTGACCAAGATTTCAATAACTTCAACTTCGTCAAAATCGCCGATGTCGGGGACGACAACAGGCATGCTTTTTGGTTTAGTATTGACCACTTCTTCAATAACCTCAGCGTCCTTTTCTTCACTTTCGATGGATAAAATAATGTCGCCTTGTTTAATTTTGTCGCCAAGGCTAACTTTTATTTCGCTGATAATACCCGCTGAAGGGGCAGGAATTTCCATCGATGCCTTGTCGCTTTCAAGGGTTATTATGCCGTCATCTTCGGCGACTGTGTCGCCAATAGATACTAAAATCTCAATAACTTCAACTTCGTCAAAGTCGCCGATATCAGGTAAAGGTACATTTTTAATGTCAGACATAGGTCAAAATATAGTGCAATTTTAAAGTGGGTAATTATCGCATAAATATTACTGATAGCGTATTAAAAGTGGATAATATTCGCCTATGTTGAGAGCACTTGAAATTAATAACCTTACAAAAACTTATGCCAACAATTTTTATGCCTTAAAAGGGGTGAATTTATCGGTAACAGAAGGCGACTTTTTTGCCTTATTGGGTAGTAACGGCGCCGGAAAAACGACAATGATTGGCATTATTTGCGGATTATTAGAAAAAACAGCAGGTGAAATCAGCGTACTGGGACTCAATCAATCAAAAAATGTTGCCAAAGTAAAAGGGTTGATTGGCTTGATGCCACAAGAATTTAATTTCAATCCCTTTGAGCCGATTGAAGAAATTTTGATTAATCAGGCGGGTTATCACGGTATTGAACGCAGTGAGGCGAGAAAAAATGCTGAGATTTTGCTTAAACGCGTGGAATTGTGGGACAAACGCCGTGATATGGCGAAGTCGCTTTCGGGCGGCATGAAAAGGCGGTTAATGTTGGCAAGAGCGTTGATTCATCAGCCGAAAATTCTGATTTTAGATGAGCCAAGTGCGGGTGTTGATGTGGAAATCCGTCGTTCAATGTGGGCTTTTCTTAAAGAATTAAATCGGGATGGGATGACCATTATTTTGACCACGCATTATTTAGAAGAGGCAGAATCTCTGTGCCGAAATATTGCTATTGTTAATCAAGGAAAAGTGGTTGAACAGACCAGTATGAAGCAATTATTGACACAAATTTCGCAACAAGTGTTGATTTTAGAAAGTGCGGAAAAATTGACGGATATGCCAACAGATTTGGATTTTTCAATCACAAAATTAGATGAGTATTCTTTAGAGGTATTGGTAGAATCTGGCGTTAGCATTACTCAAATATTGCAAAATCTTGCGCAAAAAGGTGTTGAAATTACCCATGTGAAAAGTGCACAAAATCGCTTAGAAACTTTGTTTTTAAATTTGATTGAGAAATAATATGCAAAATAATATATTCATCCAATACAAAACCATTGTTATTAAAGAAATCCTGAGATTTTCACGGATTTGGTTGCAGACAATTTTCCCACCGGTTATCACCACTTCTCTATACCTTTTAATTTTTGGTGGCTTGATGGGTGAACGCATTGGAGCAATGCAAGGTGTGGGATATTTGCAGTTTATCATTCCTGGCATTATTTTAATGACGG is a genomic window containing:
- the lpdA gene encoding dihydrolipoyl dehydrogenase translates to MIKTQVVVIGSGPGGYTAAFRAADLGKQVVLIERYESLGGVCLNVGCIPSKALLHTAEIINEAAEAKHLGVTFGSPEISIDGVRKNKDAVVAKLTDGIKALANARKVKVVKGYGKFISNTQIAIEGSDEIVEFEQCIIAAGSRVSKIPAFPFDDPRVMDSTDALELDSVPKRLLVVGGGIIGLEMATVYAALGSEITVVELSDQLIAAADKDIVAPLFKRIKKQYENIFLNTKVTSMDAQNDGIKVGFEGKNAPETDTFDKVLVSIGRSANGKLIDANKAGVNVDDWGFIKVDKQMKTNVENIYAIGDIVGQPMLAHKAVHEAKVAAEVICGHKSGFDALTIPSVAYTDPEVAWTGKTEKELKAEGIDYEVGKFPWAASGRSLSIGRSEGISKALFDKHTHRILGMGICGTNAGELIAEPTLAIEMGCDMSDIALTIHAHPTLSETTAFAVEMAEGTITDLLPPKKR
- a CDS encoding adenine nucleotide alpha hydrolase family protein, whose protein sequence is MNNKPHIVKFSGGRSSGMMLMNLLEEGQLDPKRGDIIIFNNTSAEHSATYEFTRQMKKMSEEQYNIPFFWIEYQTYEDSSGTYQWSRKPSYKLVNDQPLSQDNLGGYRYKGEVFEEMISLGGFLPSMVSRICTISMKIFITNAFLSDWFAQKQGIERLGHYGKNPKMSDDDVKKIHKKNGGSVPEAILLSKKEFVRSCAFVREKQFWQDWTKANIIIDNEDLVESVIGNKAQLYGDLAVDYVSVLGIRNDEQRRITKIENRIDEAQENQGKSLFNQPHGESIYAPLVDNNITQEQVIEFWERQNFNLKLSNTGLFSNCLYCPLKSKAKLQQIATLQLEKNIDKDTPESIDWWINIEKKYSRDLVAEGRPITKENTKFVGFFGGINKFVFEDIKKKVDSGEKIDPELLKLDSAIPCNCTD
- a CDS encoding HNH endonuclease family protein, with protein sequence MKINPQPLPLISISRRQNEINPKPQYQRPEVWSDKKKQLLIDTILRGYDMPKIYLTNSSNNKYKYEVIDGQQRLRAIWGYYNNDYSLGDDSINLPIGNLSGKKHEHLPIDAKDKLDAYVLSVVFIEDASDVEIRDLFSRLQKGMPLNAPENRNAIMGNMRDFIAELTTHKVFQIIPVEDKRYKYADWLAHVVCLELAGGETDIKAKNLKEMYQNNVNFDVESKEAKNIKKILNFIFDAFDEVVPELNVQWGFIDFYLLISLLSREYITNNKKQDFAAFYVGFEQERRSVEDPSELIEQNDTWAKDLYDYIDAFKAGGVRRNIKIRNEVYTHKLFREIMNLETKDAQRAFDANQKIVMWRRDNEKCKQCGCGIEFKDMHADHIIPHSKGGKTTIENGQTLCASCNLKKGNG
- a CDS encoding BRO family protein, whose amino-acid sequence is MAEKITRAPQLFEDFKIRRHFDKEQEKWFFSVIDIVAVLTEQHNYKKAKSYWSTLKERLNKENSQLVTNCDQLKLPAADGKKYLTDVADTQTLFRIIQSVPSKKAEPIKLWLAKVGNERIQEITDPEQSLNRARENWQKAGRSKKWIEKRMSGQETRNKLTDYWQENEVKTGLEFATLTNIIHSEWSDLSVKEHKALKNLDTQNLRDHMSEAELLFTALAELSTRQIAQSDGAIGFNENKESAKKGGSIAKNARKELEQKTTKKIVNDNNFLNPNSLGKNDE
- a CDS encoding ABC transporter ATP-binding protein, translated to MLRALEINNLTKTYANNFYALKGVNLSVTEGDFFALLGSNGAGKTTMIGIICGLLEKTAGEISVLGLNQSKNVAKVKGLIGLMPQEFNFNPFEPIEEILINQAGYHGIERSEARKNAEILLKRVELWDKRRDMAKSLSGGMKRRLMLARALIHQPKILILDEPSAGVDVEIRRSMWAFLKELNRDGMTIILTTHYLEEAESLCRNIAIVNQGKVVEQTSMKQLLTQISQQVLILESAEKLTDMPTDLDFSITKLDEYSLEVLVESGVSITQILQNLAQKGVEITHVKSAQNRLETLFLNLIEK
- a CDS encoding dihydrolipoyllysine-residue acetyltransferase; this encodes MSDIKNVPLPDIGDFDEVEVIEILVSIGDTVAEDDGIITLESDKASMEIPAPSAGIISEIKVSLGDKIKQGDIILSIESEEKDAEVIEEVVNTKPKSMPVVVPDIGDFDEVEVIEILVNVGDELSEEDGIITLESDKASMEIPTPLAGIVLDIKVALGDKIKLGDLILNIESTGASTPTRSPAEQTPTPVTAPTHTTPTQKPTPKTFDQSVSNMPKGTSHASPSIRKLARELGVDLSNVSGTGQKGRVLEDDLKGYVKQIMLSGGTGGALPKTPVIDFSKFGETETLALSRINKLSGKHLTACWLNIPHVTQFDEVNIDKMEVYRQAQKAAGVKLTPLVFIMKGVVQALQIHPRFNASLDESGEHLILKKYFNLGIAMDTPNGLVVPVIRDVEQKSLQELATELAEISAKARDGKLKPADMQGAGFTISSLGGIGGTQFTPIVNAPEVAILGVSRSFNKPIWNGENFTPELTLPLALSYDHRVIDGAQGGRFMAQLNTILREADYD